A single Thunnus thynnus chromosome 6, fThuThy2.1, whole genome shotgun sequence DNA region contains:
- the atp6ap1lb gene encoding ATPase H+ transporting accessory protein 1 like b, with protein sequence MAAHAFLLCSLALLSALSRPGLSSFAEEESQPGLTYDEVPEILDRSKEDPKQATRVRSSQDGGYGLESEKVILMPEDENPLRRILQPFNWHQPGMSHSKRKLLQSLMGPYGPLSVSYNGKTCILFKAKRLAIRYRNHTFIDLTERVFNPNSPVDTKGSICTKEKATLSLKFGDVEDLRGLVIRLQMSNTFYEAAGQNWFTLDSVHIHYNWTQEATFNASEVYAPATSSYHCQHVSSLHKYDTLLVPSSHTDTSANWHITFTDFQIQAFNVQSDKFASASDCATFLTPAILMGLVTSLILLLVLAYALHMVVHLKHIDRYEEHKATVYFPRSPEAELPDKNSL encoded by the exons ATGGCTGCACACGcattcctcctctgctccctcgCCCTGCTGTCTGCACTCAGCCGGCCTGGGCTCTCCTCCTTCGCTGAAGAAGAGTCGCAGCCGGGACTCACCTATGATGAAGTGCCTGAAATCCTGGACAGAAG CAAAGAGGACCCTAAACAAGCAACAAGAGTCAGATCAA GTCAAGATGGTGGGTACGGCTTAGAAAGTGAAAAGGTTATTTTGATGCCTGAAGATGAAAACCCACTCAGGAGAATACTGCAG CCTTTTAACTGGCATCAGCCAGGGATGTCTCACAGTAAGAGGAAGCTGCTCCAGTCTCTGATGGGGCCTTATGGCCCTCTGAGTGTGTCTTACAATGGGAAGACCTGCATTCTGTTCAAGGCCAAGCGCCTGGCAATACGCTACAGGAACCACACCTTTATTGATCTGACTGAGAGAGTCTTCAACCCCAATTCACCCGTGGACACTAAGGGCTCCATCTGCACCAAGGAGAAAGCAAC GCTTTCATTAAAGTTTGGTGATGTGGAAGACTTGCGAGGTCTAGTAATCAG GCTTCAGATGTCAAACACTTTTTACGAGGCAGCTGGTCAAAACTGGTTTACACTAGACAGCGTTCACATCCACTACAACTGGACCCAGGAGGCTACATTCAACGCCAGTGAGGTCTACGCTCCTGCCACTTCATCCTACCATTGCCAGCACGTCAGCAGTCTGCACAAATATGACACCCTGCTAGTGCCCAGCTCCCACACTGACACATCCGCTAACTGGCACATCACTTTCACTGATTTCCAG ATCCAGGCCTTCAACGTTCAGTCGGACAAGTTTGCGTCGGCCAGTGACTGTGCCACTTTCCTGACGCCAGCCATCCTGATGGGCTTGGTGACATCTTTGATCCTGCTCCTCGTTTTAGCCTATGCCCTGCACATGGTGGTACACCTCAAACACATCGACCGCTATGAGGAGCACAAAGCCACTGTCTACTTTCCACGTAGTCCAGAGGCTGAGTTGCCAGACAAGAACAGcctgtga